A single Desulfovibrio piger DNA region contains:
- a CDS encoding cupin domain-containing protein, giving the protein MQENRGPFARGGANTAYARYFVGNSYLNMLSTEGVIIGNVTFEPGCRNNWHIHEAASGGGQILLCTAGRGWYQEWGRPARELHAGDVVHIPAGVRHWHGAARDSWFVHLAVEVPGEDCRSRWLEPVSEEEYARLP; this is encoded by the coding sequence ATGCAGGAGAACAGGGGGCCTTTCGCCCGGGGCGGTGCCAACACGGCCTATGCCCGCTATTTTGTCGGCAACAGTTACTTGAACATGCTTTCCACCGAAGGGGTCATCATCGGTAACGTGACCTTCGAACCGGGATGCCGCAACAACTGGCACATCCATGAGGCCGCCAGCGGCGGCGGGCAGATACTGCTCTGCACAGCCGGGCGCGGCTGGTACCAGGAGTGGGGCAGGCCCGCACGCGAACTGCATGCGGGCGACGTGGTCCACATCCCCGCCGGGGTCAGGCACTGGCACGGCGCGGCCCGGGACAGCTGGTTCGTGCATCTGGCCGTGGAAGTCCCCGGTGAGGACTGCCGCTCCCGGTGGCTGGAGCCTGTCAGTGAAGAGGAGTATGCCCGTCTGCCCTAG
- a CDS encoding AraC family transcriptional regulator — MPSPALPTTETLLAALKDILLRHLPAPEIRPSPIDGLVLVRREDPPAPDRCFEKPLASVIVQGSKRSLIGSQEFIFRRGQFLVSGIDMPSSSSFFDTAPGQPFLSLFFHLDRQILTDLMLRMRPAGKAPQEGGPGVAVADAEPEFLEAVLRLAELLDKPEQIAIRAPMIMQELHYLLLIGPLGHVLRGLYAQGSQNSQVLQAVSILRRDLGAPVRMETLARQVGMSLSTLHRHFKTVTGLSPLQYLKQLRLHEAQRLMLMEDMRAASAALSVGYESVTQFSREYKRLFGEPPHRDIRRKRTLLPLGETGAGGL, encoded by the coding sequence ATGCCGTCTCCAGCCCTGCCCACCACCGAAACGCTCCTTGCCGCACTGAAAGACATCCTCTTGCGGCACCTTCCCGCCCCGGAGATCCGCCCCAGCCCCATCGACGGCCTGGTGCTCGTCCGGCGCGAGGACCCGCCCGCGCCTGACCGCTGTTTCGAAAAGCCCCTGGCGTCCGTCATCGTCCAGGGGAGCAAGCGCTCGCTCATCGGCTCGCAGGAATTCATCTTCCGGCGGGGGCAGTTCCTGGTCTCCGGCATCGACATGCCCAGCTCGTCTTCCTTTTTCGATACGGCCCCCGGGCAGCCCTTCCTCTCGCTCTTCTTCCATCTGGACAGGCAGATCCTGACGGACCTCATGCTCAGGATGCGGCCTGCCGGCAAAGCGCCGCAGGAAGGCGGCCCCGGCGTCGCCGTGGCGGATGCCGAACCGGAATTCCTGGAAGCGGTGCTGCGCCTGGCCGAACTGCTGGACAAGCCGGAGCAGATCGCCATCCGCGCGCCCATGATCATGCAGGAACTGCACTACCTTCTGCTGATCGGGCCCCTGGGCCATGTGCTGCGCGGGCTCTATGCCCAGGGATCGCAGAACAGCCAGGTGCTGCAGGCCGTCTCCATCCTGCGCCGGGACCTGGGCGCCCCGGTACGCATGGAGACGCTGGCACGGCAGGTGGGCATGTCCCTGTCCACGCTCCACCGCCATTTCAAGACCGTCACCGGCCTGAGCCCCCTGCAATACCTCAAGCAGCTCAGGCTCCACGAGGCCCAGCGCCTGATGCTCATGGAGGACATGCGGGCGGCCTCGGCGGCCCTTTCCGTGGGCTACGAGAGCGTGACCCAGTTCAGCAGGGAGTACAAGCGCCTGTTCGGCGAGCCGCCCCACAGGGACATCCGCCGGAAACGCACGCTTCTGCCCCTGGGCGAAACCGGGGCAGGCGGTCTTTAG
- a CDS encoding carboxymuconolactone decarboxylase family protein: MDRIRKAEAYRKEQGRTGASALAGTDPELAAIRDRLEYGEIAGQGCLDARQRRLITLVVLAAIQTPEGIGEETRAALHQGVRPEEIREALYQCAPYIGFPRTEAALRHADAALEAAGMALPLPEGGTVSEEDRFEKGLAVQTGIFGDAISKMHASAPEGQREILVRHLSAFCFGDIYTRTGLDLPLRELLTFCIISALGGCEAQVRAHVQGNAAVGNGKQLLVDALLQMLPCIGFPRTLNALACVNSVLPEA, translated from the coding sequence ATGGACAGGATACGGAAAGCAGAGGCGTACAGGAAGGAACAGGGAAGGACGGGGGCGTCGGCACTGGCCGGCACCGACCCCGAACTGGCGGCCATCCGGGACCGCCTGGAATATGGCGAGATCGCCGGGCAGGGCTGCCTGGATGCACGCCAGCGCCGCCTCATCACGCTGGTGGTCCTGGCCGCCATCCAGACGCCGGAGGGCATAGGGGAGGAGACACGGGCCGCCCTGCATCAGGGGGTGCGTCCCGAAGAGATCCGCGAGGCCCTGTACCAGTGCGCTCCCTATATCGGCTTCCCGAGGACGGAGGCGGCCCTGCGTCACGCCGATGCGGCCCTGGAGGCGGCGGGGATGGCCCTGCCCCTGCCTGAAGGCGGCACGGTGAGTGAAGAAGACCGCTTTGAGAAGGGGCTCGCCGTCCAGACCGGGATTTTCGGGGACGCCATCAGCAAGATGCACGCGTCGGCCCCCGAAGGGCAGCGGGAGATCCTCGTCCGCCATCTTTCCGCCTTCTGCTTCGGCGACATCTATACGCGCACGGGGCTGGACCTGCCGCTGCGGGAGCTGCTGACCTTTTGCATCATCAGCGCGCTGGGGGGCTGCGAGGCCCAGGTCAGGGCCCATGTACAGGGCAATGCCGCCGTGGGCAACGGCAAGCAGCTGCTGGTGGACGCCCTGCTGCAGATGCTGCCCTGCATCGGCTTCCCCCGCACGCTCAATGCCCTTGCCTGCGTCAACAGCGTGCTGCCCGAGGCCTAG
- a CDS encoding RelA/SpoT family protein, with translation MIRIQEILDKVAANNHDANLELIQKAYVFAATAHAGQTRLSGEPYLSHPLAVAYTLADMGFDEPTVAAGLLHDTVEDTGTTIEEIDDKFGEDVADIVDGVTKISMIVFENKEEAQAENIRKMILAMSHDMRVLMVKLADRLHNMSTLDFQKPHKQRRIAQETMDIYAPLANRLGLYLLKRQLEDLSFKYLRPDIYNQIDHWLDAHQVVEKQIIEKVVSLIQDLLASNGLEGQVYGRIKHKYSIYKKMQSQSLTLDEMHDIMAFRVLVKDIRDCYAVLGLVHSQWKPVHGRFKDYISMPKANGYQSLHTTVIGPEGERIEIQIRTEEMHRQAEHGVAAHWLYKEKGRVNSKDLEQFSWLREIFERQSDEADSREFMHSLKLDLFKDEVYVYTPAGDVKELPEGATPLDFAFHIHSKVGHHCAGAKINGRLMPLGTPLKNGDIVEIITDPSRNPNRDWLKIVKTARARSRIQRYLRTEERAHALALGRDMLEKEGRKVSLNVARALKDGQLAIVAQEMNFENVDELVASVGYAHITPRRVLNKLYAVLHPDNAAAAEPATPTIKESKEAAKRKSDGVGISGCDGVLMRFAKCCNPVPGDPIIGYISRGMGVTVHRADCPNVSNMEPERLISVHWDGEEKKPYEAGIFILAQNRSGVLAGIAQLLALQGINITALSSRALVDGRAELRLTVEVCNATQLYDVIEAIRGQSGILEVVRDTEEA, from the coding sequence ATGATTCGCATTCAGGAAATTCTCGACAAGGTGGCGGCCAACAACCATGACGCCAATCTGGAGCTGATCCAGAAGGCCTATGTGTTCGCCGCCACAGCCCACGCGGGGCAGACGCGCCTTTCGGGCGAGCCCTATCTGTCCCATCCGCTGGCCGTGGCCTATACCCTGGCCGACATGGGTTTCGACGAGCCCACGGTGGCGGCGGGCCTGCTGCACGATACGGTGGAGGACACCGGCACCACCATCGAAGAGATCGACGACAAGTTCGGCGAAGATGTGGCCGACATCGTGGACGGTGTCACCAAGATCAGCATGATCGTCTTCGAGAACAAGGAAGAGGCGCAGGCCGAGAACATCCGCAAGATGATCCTGGCCATGAGCCATGACATGCGCGTGCTGATGGTCAAGCTGGCCGACCGCCTGCACAACATGAGCACCCTTGATTTCCAGAAGCCCCACAAGCAGCGCCGCATCGCCCAGGAGACCATGGACATCTACGCGCCCCTGGCCAACCGCCTGGGCCTGTACCTGCTCAAGCGCCAGCTGGAGGACCTGAGCTTCAAATACCTGCGGCCGGACATCTACAACCAGATCGACCACTGGCTGGACGCGCATCAGGTGGTGGAAAAGCAGATCATCGAAAAGGTGGTCTCCCTCATCCAGGACCTGCTGGCCTCCAACGGCCTGGAGGGGCAGGTCTACGGGCGCATCAAGCACAAGTACAGCATCTACAAGAAGATGCAGTCCCAGTCCCTGACCCTGGACGAGATGCACGACATCATGGCCTTCCGTGTGCTGGTCAAGGACATCCGCGACTGTTACGCGGTGCTCGGTCTGGTGCACTCGCAGTGGAAACCGGTGCACGGGCGCTTCAAGGACTACATCTCCATGCCCAAGGCCAACGGCTACCAGAGCCTGCACACCACGGTCATCGGGCCCGAGGGCGAGCGCATCGAGATCCAGATCCGTACCGAAGAGATGCACCGGCAGGCCGAGCACGGCGTGGCCGCGCACTGGCTGTACAAGGAGAAGGGACGGGTCAACTCCAAGGACCTGGAGCAGTTCTCCTGGCTGCGCGAGATCTTCGAGCGCCAGAGCGACGAGGCGGATTCGCGCGAGTTCATGCATTCGCTCAAGCTGGACCTGTTCAAGGACGAGGTCTACGTCTACACCCCTGCCGGTGACGTGAAGGAGCTGCCCGAAGGCGCCACGCCGCTGGACTTCGCCTTCCACATCCACAGCAAGGTGGGGCACCACTGCGCCGGGGCCAAGATCAACGGCCGGCTCATGCCGCTGGGCACGCCGCTCAAGAACGGCGACATCGTGGAGATCATCACCGATCCTTCGCGCAACCCCAACCGCGACTGGCTCAAGATCGTCAAGACGGCCCGCGCCCGCAGCCGCATCCAGCGCTACCTGCGCACCGAGGAGCGCGCCCACGCCCTGGCCCTGGGCCGGGACATGCTGGAAAAGGAAGGCCGCAAGGTCAGCCTCAACGTGGCGCGCGCCCTGAAGGACGGACAGCTGGCCATCGTGGCACAGGAGATGAACTTCGAGAACGTGGACGAGCTGGTGGCCTCGGTGGGGTACGCGCACATCACGCCGCGCCGCGTGCTCAACAAGCTCTATGCCGTCCTGCACCCCGACAATGCCGCGGCCGCGGAACCGGCCACGCCCACCATCAAGGAAAGCAAGGAAGCCGCCAAGCGCAAGAGCGACGGGGTGGGCATCTCCGGCTGCGACGGCGTGCTCATGCGCTTCGCCAAGTGCTGCAACCCGGTGCCCGGGGATCCCATCATCGGCTACATCAGCCGCGGCATGGGGGTCACCGTCCACCGCGCGGACTGTCCCAATGTGAGCAATATGGAGCCGGAGCGCCTCATCTCCGTCCATTGGGACGGCGAGGAGAAAAAGCCCTACGAGGCCGGCATCTTCATCCTGGCCCAGAACCGCAGCGGCGTGCTGGCGGGCATCGCCCAGCTGCTGGCCCTGCAGGGCATCAACATCACGGCGCTCTCGTCGCGGGCGCTGGTGGACGGGCGTGCCGAGCTGCGCCTGACCGTGGAAGTGTGCAACGCCACCCAGCTCTACGATGTCATCGAGGCCATCCGGGGCCAGTCCGGCATCCTGGAAGTGGTGCGCGATACCGAAGAGGCCTAG
- the ilvA gene encoding threonine ammonia-lyase, biosynthetic: MSNHSEYLNKVLLSRVYDVAVETPLDEAVSLSRRLGNRVLLKRDDLQPVFSFKLRGAYNKMARLSPEELRRGVIAASAGNHAQGVALAARRLGCEAVIVMPVTTPAIKVDAVRRLGGQVVLFGESFSDAWRHTLDLIKETGYVFIPPFDDPDVIAGQGTIGMEILRQHPDPIHAIFVPIGGGGLAAGVAAYVKNLRPEIRVIGVEPVDSDAMRRSIMAGHRVELKDVGLFADGVAVKLVGEETFVLCRDLLDDIITVDTDAICGAIKDIFEDTRVVAEPAGALALAGLRAYARAGNLRDTTLVAVVSGANMNFDRLSHVAERARFGANREALLGVTIPEKAGSFRQLVQAISNRNITELCTRFADPVNAHVLVGIDIKNSDEVASVLEDLRAAGFTACDLTDNELAKLHLRHMVGGNAPQVHNERLIRFFFPERPGALLNFMDAMRVTYNFTLFQYRYHGADFGRVLLGVEVPEERREDFEEFLARVERMGYPHVDETDNPAYKMFLGWHHDN, from the coding sequence ATGTCGAATCATAGCGAGTACCTGAACAAGGTGTTGTTGAGCCGGGTCTACGACGTGGCCGTCGAGACCCCGCTGGATGAGGCCGTGAGCCTTTCCCGCCGCCTGGGCAACCGCGTGCTGCTCAAGCGGGACGACCTGCAGCCTGTGTTTTCCTTCAAGCTGCGCGGCGCCTACAACAAGATGGCCCGTCTTTCCCCCGAGGAGCTGCGCCGCGGCGTCATCGCCGCCTCGGCCGGCAACCATGCCCAGGGGGTGGCCTTGGCCGCCCGCCGTCTGGGCTGTGAGGCCGTCATCGTCATGCCCGTGACCACGCCCGCCATCAAGGTGGACGCCGTGCGCCGCCTGGGCGGACAGGTGGTGCTGTTCGGTGAGTCGTTCAGCGACGCCTGGCGGCATACGCTGGACCTCATCAAGGAGACCGGCTACGTCTTCATCCCGCCTTTTGACGACCCCGATGTCATCGCCGGACAGGGTACCATCGGCATGGAGATCCTGCGTCAGCATCCCGACCCCATTCACGCCATTTTCGTGCCCATCGGCGGGGGCGGGCTTGCCGCCGGCGTGGCCGCCTATGTGAAGAACCTGCGGCCCGAGATCCGCGTCATCGGTGTGGAACCTGTGGACTCCGACGCCATGCGCCGTTCCATCATGGCCGGGCACCGCGTGGAGCTCAAGGACGTGGGCCTGTTCGCCGACGGCGTGGCCGTGAAGCTGGTGGGCGAGGAGACCTTCGTCCTCTGCCGTGACCTGCTGGACGACATCATCACCGTGGACACGGACGCCATCTGCGGCGCCATCAAGGACATTTTCGAAGATACCCGCGTGGTGGCCGAACCGGCCGGCGCGCTGGCCCTGGCCGGTCTGCGCGCCTATGCCCGCGCGGGCAATCTGCGCGACACCACCCTGGTGGCCGTGGTCAGCGGCGCCAACATGAACTTCGACCGCCTGAGCCATGTGGCCGAGCGGGCGCGCTTCGGCGCCAACCGCGAAGCCCTGCTGGGCGTGACCATCCCCGAGAAGGCGGGCAGCTTCCGCCAGCTGGTGCAGGCCATCAGCAACCGCAACATCACCGAGCTGTGCACCCGCTTCGCCGACCCGGTCAACGCCCATGTGCTGGTGGGCATCGACATCAAGAACAGCGACGAGGTGGCCTCCGTGCTGGAAGACCTGCGGGCCGCCGGTTTCACCGCCTGCGACCTCACGGACAACGAACTGGCCAAGCTGCACCTGCGCCACATGGTGGGCGGCAACGCGCCCCAGGTGCACAACGAACGCCTGATCCGCTTCTTCTTCCCCGAGCGGCCCGGTGCCCTGCTCAATTTCATGGACGCCATGCGCGTGACCTACAACTTCACCCTGTTCCAGTACCGTTATCACGGGGCGGACTTCGGCCGCGTGCTGCTGGGGGTGGAGGTGCCCGAGGAACGGCGCGAGGACTTCGAGGAGTTCCTGGCCCGCGTGGAACGCATGGGCTATCCGCATGTGGACGAGACGGACAACCCGGCCTACAAGATGTTCCTGGGCTGGCATCACGACAACTGA
- a CDS encoding glycosyltransferase family 2 protein yields the protein MEHTCELTILMPCLNESETLATCIMKAKAYLERSGVDGEVLIADNGSTDGSREIARGLGARVVDVAQKGYGAALLGGIAAARGKYIIMGDADDSYDFSSLQVFVDKLRQGVDLVMGNRFRGGIAPGAMPPLHRYLGNPVLSWIGRLFFRISIGDFHCGLRGFNTEAIRRCGLKTTGMEFASEMVVKASLYGLSMAEVPTTLARDGRSRPPHLRTWRDGWRHLCFLLTYAPHWLYMYPALALMGVGLLGVLLLLSGPLSVGSVTFANKSFVTFAMLLMLGMQVMGLGVVAAGLAGTHLPGRGVSLLARLASRDRLAFVALAFLVLFGVSYGYCFSAWSGAGYGDMASPFVDNLSILAIVFGAMAVFSFMLAFIIAVCKEFGMRQ from the coding sequence ATGGAACATACGTGTGAACTGACTATCCTGATGCCCTGCCTGAACGAATCCGAGACACTGGCCACCTGCATCATGAAGGCCAAGGCCTATCTGGAGCGCTCCGGCGTCGACGGAGAGGTGCTGATAGCGGACAACGGCAGCACGGACGGATCCCGGGAGATAGCCCGCGGCCTGGGGGCCCGGGTGGTGGATGTGGCGCAGAAAGGCTACGGTGCGGCCCTGCTGGGAGGCATCGCCGCGGCGCGCGGCAAATACATCATCATGGGTGATGCCGATGACAGTTACGATTTCTCCAGCCTCCAGGTCTTTGTGGACAAGCTGCGCCAGGGCGTGGATCTGGTCATGGGCAACCGCTTCAGGGGCGGGATCGCTCCCGGGGCCATGCCGCCGCTCCACCGTTATCTGGGCAATCCGGTCCTGAGCTGGATCGGGCGCCTGTTCTTCCGTATCAGTATCGGGGATTTCCATTGCGGGCTGCGTGGTTTCAATACCGAGGCCATCCGGCGCTGCGGCCTGAAGACCACAGGCATGGAGTTCGCCTCCGAGATGGTGGTCAAGGCCTCCCTCTACGGCCTCAGCATGGCCGAGGTGCCCACCACTCTGGCCAGGGATGGCCGCAGCCGCCCGCCGCATCTGCGTACCTGGCGCGATGGCTGGCGTCATCTGTGCTTTCTGCTGACCTATGCGCCGCACTGGCTGTACATGTATCCGGCGCTGGCCCTGATGGGCGTGGGCCTGCTGGGCGTGCTGCTCCTGCTCTCCGGTCCCCTGTCCGTGGGCAGCGTGACCTTTGCCAACAAAAGTTTCGTGACCTTCGCCATGCTGCTCATGCTGGGCATGCAGGTCATGGGGCTGGGGGTCGTGGCGGCCGGGCTGGCCGGGACGCATCTGCCGGGCCGGGGCGTCAGCCTGCTGGCACGCCTGGCCTCCCGTGACAGGCTGGCGTTCGTGGCCCTGGCCTTCCTGGTCCTGTTCGGGGTCAGCTACGGCTATTGCTTCTCCGCCTGGTCAGGTGCCGGTTACGGTGATATGGCATCGCCCTTTGTGGACAATCTGAGCATCCTCGCCATCGTCTTCGGCGCCATGGCTGTTTTTTCCTTCATGCTGGCGTTCATCATCGCCGTGTGCAAGGAATTCGGCATGCGGCAGTGA
- a CDS encoding thioesterase, FlK family — protein MLGAIIGDMVGSPYEFHPWRGAAEAFPLFSPRSRFTDDTVMTVAVGRALMRSHGQEQACREAFIDAMHEYGRAYIRAGYGQRFFRWIVTGSREPYNSFGNGSAMRVSPVGWACGSLEETEQYAALSASVTHDHPEGIKGACATAAAVFLARDGAGRDAIRDYVASRYGYDLDRSLAGIRSSYRHKESCQESVPEAIIAFLESHSFEEAVRNAVWLGGDSDTQAAIAGSIAEAFYGGVPQALLDAALALLDDRLRGDVAAWYAWLAEHRGIRLDRRAVPVQEQKTAVSATGRDRMETMPKAGMTGQWETTVDEGMLAAAVGSGEVRVLATPVMIMGMERAAMEAVRSCLPEGVTSVGTRVEVSHMAPTPCGMKVRFAARLTAVSANGRGLTFAVSAHDETGPIGEGVHERVVVDRERFQSRAQARGGQG, from the coding sequence ATGCTGGGAGCCATCATCGGTGACATGGTGGGCAGTCCTTACGAGTTCCATCCCTGGCGGGGGGCCGCCGAGGCCTTTCCCCTGTTCTCTCCCCGTTCCCGCTTCACGGACGATACGGTGATGACCGTGGCCGTGGGCCGGGCCCTGATGCGGTCCCACGGTCAGGAGCAGGCCTGCCGGGAGGCCTTCATCGACGCCATGCACGAATATGGGCGTGCGTACATCCGGGCGGGGTACGGACAGCGTTTTTTCCGCTGGATCGTCACGGGCAGCCGCGAGCCGTACAACAGTTTCGGCAACGGCTCGGCCATGCGCGTCTCGCCCGTGGGCTGGGCCTGCGGCAGCCTGGAGGAGACCGAGCAGTATGCGGCCCTGAGCGCCTCCGTGACGCATGACCATCCCGAGGGCATCAAAGGGGCCTGCGCCACGGCGGCGGCCGTATTCCTGGCCCGGGACGGCGCCGGACGGGATGCCATCCGTGATTATGTCGCCTCCCGCTACGGCTATGACCTGGACCGCTCCCTGGCCGGGATCAGATCCTCCTACCGCCACAAGGAAAGCTGCCAGGAATCCGTCCCCGAAGCCATCATCGCCTTCCTGGAGAGCCATTCCTTCGAGGAGGCCGTGCGCAACGCCGTCTGGCTGGGGGGCGACAGCGACACGCAGGCCGCCATCGCGGGCAGCATCGCCGAGGCCTTTTACGGTGGCGTGCCGCAGGCGCTGCTGGATGCGGCGCTGGCACTCCTTGATGACCGTCTGCGCGGCGACGTGGCGGCCTGGTATGCCTGGCTGGCGGAGCACAGGGGCATCCGGCTTGACAGGAGGGCCGTTCCCGTTCAGGAACAGAAGACAGCTGTATCCGCAACAGGGAGGGACCGCATGGAGACCATGCCGAAAGCCGGGATGACAGGACAGTGGGAAACGACGGTGGACGAAGGGATGCTGGCCGCGGCAGTGGGCAGCGGGGAGGTCCGGGTTCTGGCCACGCCCGTGATGATCATGGGCATGGAGCGCGCCGCCATGGAGGCTGTCCGTTCCTGCCTGCCGGAAGGCGTGACCAGCGTGGGCACCCGTGTGGAGGTCAGTCACATGGCGCCGACACCCTGCGGCATGAAGGTGCGCTTTGCGGCCAGGCTCACAGCGGTCTCGGCCAACGGTCGCGGTCTGACCTTCGCGGTCTCCGCCCATGACGAGACGGGCCCCATCGGGGAAGGCGTCCATGAGCGCGTGGTGGTGGACAGGGAAAGATTCCAGAGCCGTGCCCAGGCCCGTGGCGGTCAGGGCTAG
- a CDS encoding MFS transporter gives MSFATPISFEEATPHAIHKKVATGAFLGVITDGYILGIVGIALSYAQGPLGLNSYWMGLIGAGAMLGILFGSLLMGPIADRIGRRKPFLILMALSVGLSLWQFFITDPVWLAVVRFLLGMTVGADYTSGIPLLSEWTPAKRRAHILSWHLVMWTLGFVMSYIVGSFVGSLGAESMGDDGWRWIIISSAVPGLAAFLYRFGTPESPSWLARQGRETEALELIHTWLGKGYCLPDLQEEQKASGSWCRLFSPELRYNTLVSGVFFAAQVVPFFAIGIFLTIVLEQLNVSNPHVSGILYNVFTMAGVLIGTWIIDKITRRFYLLSTFYGAAAILTVMILWQTMPGTLAMILLAALALVLAMSIVLEFAYPPELFPTELRASGVGLTVAVSRIGAGGGTFLLPVISDAWGIYASLWMCVGALLVGGIVCHLWAPETSGRGSK, from the coding sequence ATGTCATTCGCCACACCTATCAGCTTCGAGGAAGCCACACCGCACGCCATTCACAAGAAAGTTGCCACCGGCGCTTTCCTTGGTGTGATCACTGACGGCTACATCCTGGGCATCGTAGGCATCGCGCTCAGTTATGCCCAGGGCCCGTTGGGGCTGAACAGTTACTGGATGGGCCTCATCGGTGCCGGTGCCATGCTGGGCATCCTGTTCGGCAGCCTGCTCATGGGCCCCATTGCCGACCGCATCGGCCGTCGCAAACCCTTCCTCATCCTGATGGCTCTGTCCGTGGGCCTGTCCCTGTGGCAGTTCTTCATCACGGATCCCGTCTGGCTGGCCGTGGTCCGCTTCCTGCTGGGTATGACCGTGGGCGCCGACTACACCAGCGGCATCCCTCTGCTGAGCGAATGGACCCCGGCCAAGAGGCGCGCCCACATCCTGAGCTGGCACCTGGTCATGTGGACCCTGGGTTTCGTCATGTCCTATATCGTGGGGTCCTTCGTAGGCAGCCTTGGGGCCGAGAGTATGGGAGATGACGGCTGGCGCTGGATCATCATCTCTTCCGCAGTACCGGGACTGGCCGCTTTTCTCTATCGTTTCGGAACGCCCGAATCTCCCAGCTGGCTGGCCCGCCAGGGACGTGAAACCGAAGCTCTGGAGTTGATCCATACCTGGCTCGGCAAGGGCTACTGCCTTCCTGATTTGCAGGAAGAGCAGAAGGCTTCCGGATCGTGGTGCCGTTTGTTCAGCCCGGAATTACGCTACAACACGCTTGTTTCCGGTGTATTTTTTGCTGCCCAGGTCGTCCCTTTCTTTGCCATCGGCATCTTCCTGACCATCGTGCTGGAACAGCTCAATGTCAGTAACCCGCATGTATCCGGTATTCTGTATAACGTCTTCACCATGGCAGGGGTGCTGATCGGCACCTGGATCATTGATAAGATCACCCGGCGTTTTTACCTGCTCTCAACGTTTTATGGTGCGGCGGCTATCCTGACTGTTATGATTCTCTGGCAGACCATGCCGGGCACTCTGGCCATGATCCTGCTGGCGGCGCTGGCTCTGGTACTGGCCATGTCCATCGTTCTTGAATTCGCGTATCCCCCCGAGCTTTTTCCCACGGAACTTCGCGCATCTGGCGTGGGCCTGACTGTTGCCGTAAGTCGTATCGGGGCCGGCGGCGGTACATTCCTCCTTCCGGTTATCAGTGATGCCTGGGGGATCTATGCCTCCCTCTGGATGTGTGTCGGCGCGTTGCTCGTCGGTGGTATCGTGTGCCATTTGTGGGCGCCCGAAACTTCCGGCAGGGGCAGTAAGTAA
- a CDS encoding pyruvate ferredoxin oxidoreductase: MARCGVKYHFAYPITPATDVMKRTAVILPKYGGKMMQMESELAVSSALAGAACTGKLAATSSSGPGMSLMQEAISFMAGAELPCIMLDSMRVGPGDGDIVGAQSNYYMATRGGGHGDYHIPVLAPASGQEIVDLMPRGIRLAYAYRTPVLFVIDGVTAQTTESAILPAYHDYAAEFDTSDWAYTGTQDHPKRALITGSYSHEDGYQMNERLRKKCEIITENEQLWEEDSVDDAELVVVAFGIHGRMCKDLVRKLRTEGKKVGSIRPISLWPFPVRAFDKLPASVKQILVVEMNLGQMVDDVRLAVNGRVPVHFFGKTGGDMPMYTLNEMIAKTNSLLGE; encoded by the coding sequence ATGGCGCGTTGCGGTGTCAAATATCACTTCGCCTATCCGATCACCCCGGCAACGGACGTGATGAAGCGCACCGCAGTCATCCTGCCCAAATACGGCGGCAAAATGATGCAGATGGAGAGCGAACTGGCTGTTTCCAGCGCTCTGGCCGGCGCGGCCTGCACCGGCAAACTGGCGGCTACATCCAGCTCAGGTCCCGGCATGTCCCTGATGCAGGAAGCCATCTCCTTCATGGCCGGCGCCGAACTGCCCTGCATCATGCTGGACTCCATGCGTGTGGGCCCTGGTGATGGCGATATCGTAGGGGCACAGAGCAACTACTATATGGCTACCCGCGGCGGTGGGCACGGTGACTACCATATCCCTGTGCTGGCCCCTGCCTCCGGCCAGGAAATCGTGGATCTCATGCCGCGCGGCATCCGCCTGGCCTATGCATACCGCACGCCGGTGCTCTTCGTTATTGACGGCGTGACAGCTCAGACCACGGAATCCGCCATCCTTCCCGCGTACCATGACTACGCTGCCGAATTCGATACGTCCGACTGGGCCTATACCGGCACGCAGGACCACCCCAAACGCGCCCTGATCACCGGCAGCTACTCGCACGAAGACGGCTACCAGATGAATGAACGCCTGCGTAAAAAGTGTGAGATCATCACAGAAAACGAGCAGCTGTGGGAAGAGGACAGCGTCGACGACGCGGAACTGGTGGTCGTGGCTTTCGGCATCCATGGCCGTATGTGCAAGGATCTGGTGCGCAAACTGCGTACGGAAGGGAAAAAGGTCGGCAGCATCCGTCCCATCAGCCTGTGGCCTTTCCCGGTCAGGGCGTTCGACAAGCTCCCTGCCAGTGTGAAGCAGATTCTGGTAGTGGAGATGAATCTGGGCCAGATGGTGGACGATGTGCGTCTCGCCGTGAACGGCCGTGTACCCGTGCACTTTTTCGGCAAGACCGGTGGCGACATGCCCATGTACACGCTCAATGAAATGATCGCCAAAACCAACAGCCTGCTGGGAGAGTAA